GCACGAACATTTTACTCCGTTGATTGGTAAAGAACAAGTGGAGTATATGGTAGAAAAATTCCAAAGTGAGCAGGCAATTGGAGATGCTGTCAACCATCAAAATTACCGTTATTTTATGGCATTTGACGGAGACCGTTTGGTAGGGTACTGCGGTGTACAACCCCAGGAAAAAGAGCTGTTTTTAAGTAAATTATATATGGATCAGGCTTATAGAAAGCGTGGCATCGCAAAAAGTTTACTGGAACAGGCAAAAATATATGCGAAAGAGTTGGGAAAACCGTCTATTTACCTCACTGTTAATAAAGGAAATAATGGTCCTATCGCAGCATATTTAAAAATGGGGTTTACCAATGATGAATCCATTGTAACTGATATTGGAAACGGCTTTGTAATGGATGACTATATTATGCGTCTGCGTTTACAATAAACACGTAGATGAGATATAAAAGGCAGTGGATGTTCCATTGCCTTTTGCGTTATGGAGGAATTGATGGAATATCAAGTAAAAGATGGAAATTTAATCTTACATATCCCGGGTTTTTCTCTGGTTGACAGCTTGGATTGCGGTCAGTGTTTCCGGTTTGAGCAGTTGCCTGATGGCAGGGTTTGCGGTATGGCGGGAAACCATTTTTTATCTGCTTTCCAGCAAGGAGATCAAATTACCTTTGAACATATGGAAAAGCAGGAGTTTGAGTCCTTTTGGAAGGATTATCTGGATTTAGATACGGATTATCCAGCAATCCAAAAGGTGATTTGCCAAGACAAAACCATTGCTGCTGCTTGCGAATATGCGGGTGGTATCCACATTTTAAGGCAGGATAGTTGGGAAGCGCTGTGCAGTTTTATCCTCTCTCAAAACAATAATATTCCAAGGATTAAAGGAATTATTTCGCGGTTATGTGAGAATTTTGGGGAGAAAACAGAATATGGCTATGCCTTTCCCACATTACAACAGCTTTCTCAGTGTAATTTGGAGGATTTATCTGTATTACGGGCTGGTTTCCGCGCAAAATATTTGTTGGATGCCATTCAAAAAATCAATTCTGGCGAAGTGGATTTGGAACGGGTACGCACTGCGGATTTTCCACAAGCGAAAGAGGAATTGTTGAAAATTTGCGGCGTTGGAACAAAAGTTGCGGATTGTGCGTTGCTGTTTGGATTTTACCGTTTAGAGTCTTTTCCAATTGATGTGTGGATGAAACGTGTAATGGAACATTTTTACCCTGATGGGTTTCCAGAATACGCAAAACCGTATGGTGGAATTGCCCAACAGTATTTGTTCCATTATATCCGTACTTGTCCAGATCAGATCCCAGATGAAATACGGAAAAAGCAGAAAAATGCCGGATAATCAGGTGTTTTTTGTGATTTGTTCGCTTGACAGAACCCCTTGAATTTTATATAATATAGGGTATTGTCAACAAGTTAATTTTTAATATAAAATAGATTTATTGGAGGTAGTCATTTTGGAAACGAAACAGACGATTTTGACCAGTGAGGGTTTGGCGAGACTGGAAGAAGAATTAGAAGAGCTGAAAACGGTCAAACGTAAAGATGTAGCGGATAAAATTAAAGTTGCACTTTCTTTTGGCGACCTTTCTGAAAATAGTGAATATGATGAAGCAAAAAATGAGCAGGCGATTATTGAAGCAAGAATTGCCCAGCTGGATGCAATGCTAAAAAATGCGAAAGTTCTGGACGATGATGAAGTAACTACAGATAAAGTAAGCGTTGGTTCTAAAATCAGATTAAAAGATATTGAATTTGACGAAGAAGTAGAGTACTCTATTGTTGGTTCTACCGAAGCCAATCCGGATGAAGGAAAAATCTCGGATGAATCTCCAATCGGAAAAGGCTTAATGGGCCGTAGTGTTGGGGATGTTGTAGAGATTGAGGTTCCATCCGGAATGATTGAATTTGAGATTTTGGAAATTTCAAAATAGGGTGAAGAACGTCCGGTGGTTAGCTATAATACTGCTAACCACCTTTTATTCAGGAATAACAGAAAAATAATATGGAGGTAATTATGGCGAACAACGAGAATCGTACTGAACAAGTACAGGATTTAAACGAACTGTTGCAGATTCGACGTGACAAGCTGACAGAATTGCAGGAAAATGGACAAAATCCTTTTGAAATTACCAAATACGATGTGACAGCACATTCGAAAGAAATTATTGAAAATTTTGATTGCTTTGAAGGAAAAACTGTTTCGATTGCAGGTAGGATGATGTCCAAACGTGTCATGGGGAAAGCAAGCTTTGCCCACTTTCGGGATAATGACGGTTTAATCCAATCCTATATCCGGAAAGATGAAGTAGGCGAGGACGTTTACCTGGGCTTTAAGAAAATGGATATCGGGGATATTGTAGGAATTGAAGGTACTGTTTTCCGCACACAGCATGGGGAAGTTTCCATTCGTGCACAGAAATTGGTGCTGCTGTCTAAAAGCCTGCTTCCTTTGCCAGAAAAATTCCATGGTTTAAAGGATATGGATACAAGATACCGCCAACGCTATGTTGATTTAATTGTAAACCCAGAAGTAAAAGATACTTTTGTAAAACGCAGTAAAATCATTACAGAAATCAGAAGATTCCTGGATGGGGAACAATTCTTGGAAGTAGAAACTCCAGTATTACATACGATTGCCGGAGGCGCTACAGCACGTCCATTTATCACCCACCACAACGCACAGAACATGGATATGTATATGCGTATCGCGTTAGAGCTCCATTTAAAACGTTTGATTGTCGGTGGTTTTGAACGTGTTTATGAATTGGGCCGTGTATTCCGCAATGAAGGGATGGATACAAAGCACAATCCAGAATTCACTCTGTTAGAATTATATCAGGCATATACAGATTATGAAGGTATGATGAACCTGACAGAAAATCTGATCCGCACAGTGGCACAAAATGTATTGGGGACAACCACTTTGGTATACGGCGACCAGGAGATTGATTTAGGCAAGCCATTTGAACGTATCTCCATGACTGATGTGGTCAAAAAATATAGTGGAGTTGACTTTAACGAAATTACTACTTTGGAACAAGCCCGTGCGGTGGCGAAAGAACATCATATTGAATATGAAGAACGCCATATGATTGGAGATATTTTAAACCTGTTCTTTGATGAATATGCGGAAAAGAATCTGGTACAGCCAACCTTTGTAACCGATTATCCAGTTGAAATTTCCCCACTGGCGAAGAAAAAGCCATCAAATCCAAAATTAACTGAACGTTTTGAGCTGTTTATTTTGGGTAGGGAACATGCAAATGCATTCTCTGAATTGAATGACCCAATCGACCAGAAAGAACGTTTTGAGCATCAGGTGGAATTGAAAAAAGCTGGAGATGATGAAGCTGGCGATATGGACACTGACTATATCACTGCTTTGGAATATGGTATGCCACCAACAGGCGGCTTGGGAATTGGAATTGACCGTTTGGTAATGCTGTTGACCAATAGTGAAAGCATCCGTGATGTATTGTTATTCCCGACTATGAAGCCATTAAGCGAATAATGACATGAGCCTTATTGCAAATAAGCAATTATAGAAAAAACAGATAATGAAAAAAGCCCCTTATGGTTTTTATATTACCATAGGGGACTTTTTTGTGTTATAGAATCATTCTCCCATAAAAGTTGAAAAGATCGGATTTAAATAAAAAGAATCTTGTCATTTTATACAAGAAAAGGTGAAATTTTTTATCGCTATAAATTAGAATAAATCATGAATTGAGGTTTTTTGTTGCATCTTGTTATGTTATAATAAAAAGAACGGTCACTAAGGCTGGCTGAAAAAAGGAAAATAAAATGAAAAAGTGCAATTTTTATTATAATTGTGCGAATAAGGAGGAATTTGATTGGCTGAAAGAAAGATTATTCAGGTAGAAGACAAAGTCCCGATGAAGTTGATGGTTCCGCTGAGTATTCAGCACATGTTTGCCATGTTTGGCGCTTCAGTGCTGGTTCCATTTATGTTTGGGATTAATCCGGCAATTGTACTACTTACCAACGGTATCGGTACATTGCTGTTTATTCTAATTACCAAAGGGAAAGCTCCAGCTTATTTAGGATCTAGTTTTGCCTTTTTAGCTCCAGCGGGGTTGGTAATTGATAAATGGGGATATTCCTACGCCCTTGGTGGATTTGTGGTTGTGGGGCTGTGTGGATGTCTATTAGCTTTTATCATTTATAAATTTGGAACGAAATGGATTGATATTGTACTCCCTCCAGCTGCTATGGGGCCGGTCGTTGCTTTAATCGGATTAGAATTGGCAGGAAGTGCGGCATCTAATGCGGGAATTTTGGCGACGACATCTTATAACATTGTAGATCAGGCAAAAGGGCTATATGAGCAGGTTGTAACCCCCGTAGCAATGAATAACATGATTGTATTCTTAATTACTTTGGGTGTTGCAGTATTTGGAAATGTGTTGTTCCGCAAATTTTTTGCTGTTATCCCAATTTTAATTGCAATTGTGGTAGGCTATATTGCCGCTATCATTTTTGGGGTAATTGATATGGCAACGATTCAGGAAGCAATCGCAACTCCAATTTTTACATTACCCGAATTCCAACTACCTCATTTTGATCCACAGGCAATTTTGATTATTTTACCAGTTATTCTGGTTATTGCGTCAGAACATATTGGCCATCAGGTTGTAACCAGCAAGATTGTTGGGCGTGATTTGTTAAAAAATCCAGGATTACATCGTTCATTATTTGCAGATAATTTTTCTACCATGTTGTCCGGTTTGGTGGGGTCTGTTCCTACTACCACATATGGAGAAAATATCGGTGTTATGGCGATGACTAAAGTGTATTCTGTCCGTGTTATTGGTGGGGCAGCAGTATTATCCATTTTATGTTCCTTTATTGGCCCTATGTCCGCTTTAATCAATACTATTCCAGGGCCAGTAATTGGTGGGATTTCTTTCTTGCTGTACGGAATGATTGGTACTTCCGGTATCCGTATTTTAGTGGACTCTAAAGTGGACTACGGAAAGAGCAGAAACCTTACCTTGACATCGGTTGTATTTGTGACAGGTTTATCTGGCGCTGCGGTTCAGCTCGGCAATGTGGAGTTGAAAGGTATGGTGCTAGCATGTATTGTTGGTATGATATTATCCCTGCTGTTCTATATTTTTGATAAATTAAAATTGACCAACGATAGAGAGGAAGAACAGTCCGCTGAAAATCCAGAGAAATAAATATCTTTATAAAATTATTGAACACCTGCTATTCTATTAGTAGGTGTTCAATATTATTTTAACAAGATAAAACCTGCTATGAAACGAAACATTCATAGAGCAGGTTTTATATAATGATAAAGGTTCTAAATTGAGTACTTATAATTTAGCAATGAGATTTATTTGCAGAAGAAATAGAGTACTTCTTTTAGAATTTTCAAAAACAACTAATTTATTGATGGTTGTTTTGTTAACAGAAACTTGAGTGATATCTACTTAACTGGTTGTTTAAGTATTTCAAAGAAGTGTCATTTAGAAATTTATAAGATTGGCAATAATGGAGGTAATATGTACTATCCACGATTAAAAGATTTAAGGGAAGACCATGATTTAAAACAAAAGGAAGTTGCGGCAATTTTGGGGATTGACCAAAGGGTATACAGCAATTATGAAACAGGGAAAAGGGAAATCCCAACTCGGTTTGTGATCCAACTTGCGGAGTTTTACCATACCAGTACGGATTATATTTTGGGGCGGACAACGCTGATTACACCTTATCCATACAAAAAATAAAAGCCACCATATGGTGGCTTTTATGAGTATTAGACCTTTCAACGGATGAATTGGAAGGTATTTGTAAGAGAAAATAATATCATTATTTTCTCTTACGGACAATCAGTATTACCGTACCTGCTATTGCTAGCATTGCTGCACCTACGATTGGAGTAAAATCTCCAGTTTTTGCTGCGTTTGCTTTTGTTGTCGTTGATGTTTGGCCTGTTTGTGTAACATTGTTGTTTGTAGTTGGTGTTTCATTTACTTCCCCATCAACTGTTACCAGTCCATCCATTGCGGATTGTACTTTTGCTACTGCCGTGTTTACTTCATCCTGGGTGGCGTTATCATCTACCAATACATCTTGTGCTTCCTTTACTGCTTCTGTCAATGCTGCGTAGCTTTCCATTGTGTATGAGGTGGCATCTTTTTCGTTTGCTTCCACTATTACAGCTTCTAGTATGGATTTATCTGCTTTGAAACGTAAATCTAACATTGCGTTTAACAAGTTTGTTTCTGCTGCTTCAATTTCTGTCTGCATGGCATTGTCTTTATCCGCAATCAACCTCTGTGCTGCTGCCAGTGCTTCTTTGAATTTTGCCTGACCAGCTTCGATATAGTTGTTTAAGTCATAGCTTTCTGCCAATGCTACCAGTTGTTCAAGTGAGTGGATATCCCCTTTTACAAAGCCCAGTTTATGGATTTCGTTCAGCAAAGTTTGCCATGCTTCATCTACGGCTATTTGATTAGCATTGCTATCTGATGCTACTGCTTTTGCGTTGTTTAATGCTTCGGTAAAGGATGTTTGTACATCTGCGATTACGTTATCAAACTCATCGCTGTTTGCTGCATTATCCGCATAATCAATCACTTTATTTAAGATGGATTTATCCGCGGTTTCAGAAACCATAACATCTTCATAAGGAAGCAATGAAACAACACCGTCTACACCCATCATACCATAATCCTGATTTTCACGGCTATTCACTTTACCACTTCTGGTTTGTGGAGTAATTGAGTTAATATAATTAATAAAAGTAGAAGAAACTTTTATAGAGATAGTGTTTTCTCCCTGTTGTAAATATGCTCCAATATCTACATTGGTATCTATCTGATTTGCAGCCTGTAGGGTATGTCCATTCACTGTAATCTGGTAAACATCTGAAATATCCCCTAATTGAATGGTAGCGCCTTTTTGCTGGTTCCAGCTATCAAGCTGGAAGGTTGTGGTATAAGTGCCAATGCCAGATACATCTTCGAATCCTTGGATTTCTCTCCATGGAACTAATTTATCCAACTGGATTGGTTCCAATTTTGTCTTTTTAATAGTGGTTAGCAAGGTTGGGTCATCTGGTTTTGTCCAGCTTTCAATCGATAATGTCCAGTTATCCAATGTGATTGGAGTTAGTTCATCGTTTACAGAAATTTGTTTTGTAGTTCCATCCTGCAATGTAATTTGATAATTACCTGGCTCAGAAATTCGTGCAACCAACTGGTTTTGGCTGTTATACCGTAATTCTGTATCTGATGCAACTGCATGGGAAGAAGGTGTGGTTTCATTCCAGCCATCCTGTGCTATGGCAAGTAAAGCAGTTTCTTTGGCATCGAAAGAAAGGGAGACTGTAGTAGTTCCATCCTTGATTTGATATTGGGCAATAGGAGTAATTTCCCCTGTCCATGCGTCCAATAAATATGGAATGCCTTCGCTATCCAATGTGATTGTGGTTACTGTTTGTTTATCTCCTTGATTATAGAAATAATAGTAGTCTGCATTGGTATCCTGCCTATGCTGACTCAACAAAGAGGATGGTTGGGCATAAGAAGTGTCTGGGGTAATATCAATCTGCTGTAGTAGTGCAGGAAGGTCACGCTCTGTAGTAACCTGATATACATTCTCAAACGAAATGATTTGTTCTACAATTTTGGTAATATCTTCATCAGATTCGGTGAAAAACTTAGCTGTAGAAGGTAGCTCCCCTACAAATACAATTGGCAGCCCTGCTTTTGCGTATTCCAACAATTGATTTGCAGCATCCAAAGAGAGGTCTAACGGAACTAAATTTTGCATTTCATCTGGATGCTGTTGATTGCCTTTGTGATTTTCGTGGTTGACAACCAGCGCTTTATAGGCTGGGCCATCTGCATCCAATACTGGTTTACCATTTTGCATGGAAACTTTTGCAGAATCCAAATCCATTAAAGCTGGGCTGATAAAATCGTAAGAATAGCCGTATTGTTCCAAGTTGGATACAAACAATGGCTGGTACATCTGGCTTTCAAAATAGGTATTGCGGAAGAATGCAACATCCACTTTAGCTTCCCCTTGGCGCATGACATATTGGTTGCGGGCAACATAATCCATAGAGTCACCCATCATATCCCACTGTACCTGACGCTCTCCCCAAGAGTTTGCATAGGAGGTAAGCCCAAAACCTTCGTATCCTGGCCAGCTAATACCTGGCACATATCCGTTTTCATTTCCTGATCCATGATATTCCCCACTATAAGAGGAACCATGCAATACCATTTGATTGATACCGCTTGCAAAGGAAATATTGATTTGGTCAGTTAAGTCGGTCAGTTTTTGAGCATAGTTTCCGTTTCCTTCTACCCCAACTTCAGTGGATAAAATCTTTTTATCCCCCATATGAACAGTACCGGAGAATAGGCGATATCCATCTGGCTGATCAGTATAATACATGGATTCTGTTTCTGGGATTCCAGTAGCAAGGTTTGCGGCAGTCATATCCACAGATAAACCGTAGTTTTGAACCCTTGCATTCCATCCATGTTGTTCACACCACTGTTGGATTGGATTGAGGTACCGTTCTACAAACAATTCAGTTAAGGTTTGATAATAGTCATTCCGGATTTTCACAGATGTGCCATCTGCTGTTTGAAAAGCGCCATCTTCCCCATACGCTCCACCAATCAAATCCACAAAATTGGAAAGCCCAGTAGGGGCAGGTAAATAGGCTAAATAAGGGGTAACATCATAGCCTCTTCTGGTTTGGAATTCTTCTAGGAAATCATCGCTCCACAACACGCCATAGTTTCCATATCCTAAAGCAGCCATGTATCCATCCCCAAATTGATATTCATAAGAGTCAATAAACATAGCGTTGATGTGCTCTGCATATGGTAGCCAGGAAGGCACAACGGTTTCTTCGTAATAACGGAGCAGCTCATTTACAGCAGCGGTACTAATTGGATTTATAGAAGCATATTTTCCATTGGTTTGGCCTGTTGGGGATTGATAACATGCTACCAGTACCCATTTTCCCTCAGTATCAGCAGGGGTAGTCCAAGTGATGGTGTTATTCTGTCGGTCTACTACTCCTTCTGTATCCGTTAGCCAATAAGAACCCTCTTGATAAACGTAGGTTGGTGATGGAGAATTTCCCAGCATACCAGGATGGCTGATATATTCCGTTTCCTCATCCACTGGATAAGCATTGACGGATAATAATTTTGTATTTTCTTTGGTGTTTAAGGTAAGTTGTGCGGTTTCCCCAGCGGACACAATGATTTTATCATAGCTGAGTTGTTGCGATACCAGTTCGTTTTGGTCAGAAGTAATGGAATTGATGCAGGAAGTACCGGACCCCAAAGGCTGGGTAATATCCAATTGAAATCCAGGATAGTTTTCATCAATATATTGTAGAGCTTGTTCGATTACATGAATATACGCTTCAGAGTTCCAACCAGCTTCTTCTACAACTTCTTTACAAAGGATTTCTGCCCCACCAAATCCTTGTTTAACAAATTCATCGATTTCATGTTTTACTTGTTCGATGTCGACAGCTCCACTTGGAAACCACCATCTGATTTTTGGCTTGTTTTCAAAAGATGGGTTTGCAAACTGTTCCGCAAAGGTATTACCTGAAGAGTCAGGTGCTGCGCTGACATAGTTGCTAAATCCAAAACCGGTTGCTGTGACAGTAGCAGCCATACAGATAGCAGCCAACTTATAGCTGTACTTTTTAATAGATTTCATTTTTTGCTCTCTCCTTTTACTAAATTTTGATTACATTATAGTAATATTTTATGATGATTTCTAGGTAATGAAATGAAAACCAACCATAAAGCAATGTATCTAGTTACCAGGATGTTTCCATTGACAGGACAAATTGGTTTTTCTATAATAAGGATAAAAGGAGGAAAAATAATGGAACAGATAGCTCAGATCGATCAAAAAATTGAGGAAATTATTAGCCGATTGTTTGAGAACCCCTCCCAGAATAATCCTGTTTTTTCCCGTGAGTTCAATGGACGGATACAAGGAGGATTAAAATTTCCAAAACAGGTACAAGCCTCCGATGAGGAACCAAAAAAACAAAATTATGTGGTTTTAACAGAAGGAAAAATTTTTGGGCAGGATGATATTGTAGTTTCAGTAGAGTGCAAGGCGTTGAATAAGAGGAACGACCAGTTTACTAGGGAAGCTTTATCCCAAATGGGAATGGAGTATCCTATCATTGATCGGGATAAAATCAAGCCATTAGTCCATAAACATGATTTTTTTGAGCTGTTTTATGTCTATCATGGTGGATGTATTTCTACCATTGAAAACCAGGATGTTTCCTTTTTTGCGGGTGATATCTGCTTATATAACCGGAACGCTATCCACAGTATGTACGTCCCTCATGACCAAGACCTGGTATTTAATGTTTTAATCCGAAAAAATTTAATTGTTAAAACTTCCCATTCTATTATCCAAGGTTCC
This is a stretch of genomic DNA from Clostridium facile. It encodes these proteins:
- a CDS encoding GNAT family N-acetyltransferase; protein product: MSIQIKICSTQEDVKLIAALADKIWHEHFTPLIGKEQVEYMVEKFQSEQAIGDAVNHQNYRYFMAFDGDRLVGYCGVQPQEKELFLSKLYMDQAYRKRGIAKSLLEQAKIYAKELGKPSIYLTVNKGNNGPIAAYLKMGFTNDESIVTDIGNGFVMDDYIMRLRLQ
- a CDS encoding DNA-3-methyladenine glycosylase family protein translates to MEYQVKDGNLILHIPGFSLVDSLDCGQCFRFEQLPDGRVCGMAGNHFLSAFQQGDQITFEHMEKQEFESFWKDYLDLDTDYPAIQKVICQDKTIAAACEYAGGIHILRQDSWEALCSFILSQNNNIPRIKGIISRLCENFGEKTEYGYAFPTLQQLSQCNLEDLSVLRAGFRAKYLLDAIQKINSGEVDLERVRTADFPQAKEELLKICGVGTKVADCALLFGFYRLESFPIDVWMKRVMEHFYPDGFPEYAKPYGGIAQQYLFHYIRTCPDQIPDEIRKKQKNAG
- the greA gene encoding transcription elongation factor GreA; this translates as MLETKQTILTSEGLARLEEELEELKTVKRKDVADKIKVALSFGDLSENSEYDEAKNEQAIIEARIAQLDAMLKNAKVLDDDEVTTDKVSVGSKIRLKDIEFDEEVEYSIVGSTEANPDEGKISDESPIGKGLMGRSVGDVVEIEVPSGMIEFEILEISK
- the lysS gene encoding lysine--tRNA ligase; the protein is MANNENRTEQVQDLNELLQIRRDKLTELQENGQNPFEITKYDVTAHSKEIIENFDCFEGKTVSIAGRMMSKRVMGKASFAHFRDNDGLIQSYIRKDEVGEDVYLGFKKMDIGDIVGIEGTVFRTQHGEVSIRAQKLVLLSKSLLPLPEKFHGLKDMDTRYRQRYVDLIVNPEVKDTFVKRSKIITEIRRFLDGEQFLEVETPVLHTIAGGATARPFITHHNAQNMDMYMRIALELHLKRLIVGGFERVYELGRVFRNEGMDTKHNPEFTLLELYQAYTDYEGMMNLTENLIRTVAQNVLGTTTLVYGDQEIDLGKPFERISMTDVVKKYSGVDFNEITTLEQARAVAKEHHIEYEERHMIGDILNLFFDEYAEKNLVQPTFVTDYPVEISPLAKKKPSNPKLTERFELFILGREHANAFSELNDPIDQKERFEHQVELKKAGDDEAGDMDTDYITALEYGMPPTGGLGIGIDRLVMLLTNSESIRDVLLFPTMKPLSE
- the uraA gene encoding uracil permease, translated to MAERKIIQVEDKVPMKLMVPLSIQHMFAMFGASVLVPFMFGINPAIVLLTNGIGTLLFILITKGKAPAYLGSSFAFLAPAGLVIDKWGYSYALGGFVVVGLCGCLLAFIIYKFGTKWIDIVLPPAAMGPVVALIGLELAGSAASNAGILATTSYNIVDQAKGLYEQVVTPVAMNNMIVFLITLGVAVFGNVLFRKFFAVIPILIAIVVGYIAAIIFGVIDMATIQEAIATPIFTLPEFQLPHFDPQAILIILPVILVIASEHIGHQVVTSKIVGRDLLKNPGLHRSLFADNFSTMLSGLVGSVPTTTYGENIGVMAMTKVYSVRVIGGAAVLSILCSFIGPMSALINTIPGPVIGGISFLLYGMIGTSGIRILVDSKVDYGKSRNLTLTSVVFVTGLSGAAVQLGNVELKGMVLACIVGMILSLLFYIFDKLKLTNDREEEQSAENPEK
- a CDS encoding helix-turn-helix domain-containing protein encodes the protein MYYPRLKDLREDHDLKQKEVAAILGIDQRVYSNYETGKREIPTRFVIQLAEFYHTSTDYILGRTTLITPYPYKK
- a CDS encoding glycosyl hydrolase, which gives rise to MKSIKKYSYKLAAICMAATVTATGFGFSNYVSAAPDSSGNTFAEQFANPSFENKPKIRWWFPSGAVDIEQVKHEIDEFVKQGFGGAEILCKEVVEEAGWNSEAYIHVIEQALQYIDENYPGFQLDITQPLGSGTSCINSITSDQNELVSQQLSYDKIIVSAGETAQLTLNTKENTKLLSVNAYPVDEETEYISHPGMLGNSPSPTYVYQEGSYWLTDTEGVVDRQNNTITWTTPADTEGKWVLVACYQSPTGQTNGKYASINPISTAAVNELLRYYEETVVPSWLPYAEHINAMFIDSYEYQFGDGYMAALGYGNYGVLWSDDFLEEFQTRRGYDVTPYLAYLPAPTGLSNFVDLIGGAYGEDGAFQTADGTSVKIRNDYYQTLTELFVERYLNPIQQWCEQHGWNARVQNYGLSVDMTAANLATGIPETESMYYTDQPDGYRLFSGTVHMGDKKILSTEVGVEGNGNYAQKLTDLTDQINISFASGINQMVLHGSSYSGEYHGSGNENGYVPGISWPGYEGFGLTSYANSWGERQVQWDMMGDSMDYVARNQYVMRQGEAKVDVAFFRNTYFESQMYQPLFVSNLEQYGYSYDFISPALMDLDSAKVSMQNGKPVLDADGPAYKALVVNHENHKGNQQHPDEMQNLVPLDLSLDAANQLLEYAKAGLPIVFVGELPSTAKFFTESDEDITKIVEQIISFENVYQVTTERDLPALLQQIDITPDTSYAQPSSLLSQHRQDTNADYYYFYNQGDKQTVTTITLDSEGIPYLLDAWTGEITPIAQYQIKDGTTTVSLSFDAKETALLAIAQDGWNETTPSSHAVASDTELRYNSQNQLVARISEPGNYQITLQDGTTKQISVNDELTPITLDNWTLSIESWTKPDDPTLLTTIKKTKLEPIQLDKLVPWREIQGFEDVSGIGTYTTTFQLDSWNQQKGATIQLGDISDVYQITVNGHTLQAANQIDTNVDIGAYLQQGENTISIKVSSTFINYINSITPQTRSGKVNSRENQDYGMMGVDGVVSLLPYEDVMVSETADKSILNKVIDYADNAANSDEFDNVIADVQTSFTEALNNAKAVASDSNANQIAVDEAWQTLLNEIHKLGFVKGDIHSLEQLVALAESYDLNNYIEAGQAKFKEALAAAQRLIADKDNAMQTEIEAAETNLLNAMLDLRFKADKSILEAVIVEANEKDATSYTMESYAALTEAVKEAQDVLVDDNATQDEVNTAVAKVQSAMDGLVTVDGEVNETPTTNNNVTQTGQTSTTTKANAAKTGDFTPIVGAAMLAIAGTVILIVRKRK
- a CDS encoding AraC family transcriptional regulator, yielding MEQIAQIDQKIEEIISRLFENPSQNNPVFSREFNGRIQGGLKFPKQVQASDEEPKKQNYVVLTEGKIFGQDDIVVSVECKALNKRNDQFTREALSQMGMEYPIIDRDKIKPLVHKHDFFELFYVYHGGCISTIENQDVSFFAGDICLYNRNAIHSMYVPHDQDLVFNVLIRKNLIVKTSHSIIQGSDLFSQFFIDSLQKPTTKNYLTIQQIQKTTIEFYLKKMVICFFYENNQEYLKSLLICLLYEIERQYRQEMMEQSLDQENNITIVKILQYIEQHCMDLTLETLSEQFHYTPRNMIYYIKKYTNKTFSELIRESKIKKACELLTKTNLTPEQITEQVGYNDRSYLDKLFHQQFGVSMVKYKKKYNHLS